In Neomonachus schauinslandi chromosome 8, ASM220157v2, whole genome shotgun sequence, the genomic stretch GCCAGCATTTCACGGCAAACATTTACACAGGAAAGGGTTTAGAGACGGGAGTCGTGGAAAAAACCCAACAGTGAATTCCTCAGCACTTGGATCCAATTCGCCCTGAGCATCAACCCCTGAGCTCGGCTGCCCCAGCGAGAGACCCTTGGGATCTGAGAGTTTGTGGGCTGCAGGGGAGATTGCCCTAAATGTGGGAAgtggggcagaggctgggagctCCGAGGGGGGTGGTGGCAGCCCCCCGGGGGGGCGAGAGCACCCAGGCCTGTGGCGGAGGGCGGAGAGGCCCTGCAGCTCACGTGCAGTGGGGTGGGCCCAGACACAGCTGGTGCTGTGAGTTTGATCCAGCAGGGCTGTGGCCTGTCCGCCCCCCACTCCGCTTGCAGCTCACGGAGCTGTCCTCTTGCCTTCCCCCCAGGGTCCCATTCCCTGCGCTACCTCTTCATGGGCGCCTCGGTGCCGGACCTTGGGCTGCCCCTGTTTGAGGCCTTGGGCTACGTGGACGACCAGCTATTCGTGTCCTACAGTCACGAGAGTCGCCGTGCAGAGCCCCGCGCCCAGTGGGTCCGGGGCGGGGCCGCCAGCCCACTGTGGCTGCAGCTGAGTCAGAGCCTGAAAGGGTGGGATCACATGTTCATCGTCGACTTCTGGACCATCATGGACAATCACAACCATAGCAAGGGTACGTGGAGAGGGCGCTCTCCCTTCCGAGGTGGGCAGAGCACATTCCTGTAGCTGGAAGATGGCTCTGGGTGagcaagcagggagtctgaggtcctgggggaggagggcaggagcctgaggtcctggggtccctggggaTGGATGCTGAGACAGGGACTTACTCCTTTGGTTTCAGTAACGAAGCTCGGGGTGTTGTCAGAGTCCCACACCCTGCAAGTGATCCTGGGTTGCGAGGTGCAAGAGGACAACAGCACCAGGGGATTCTGGAAGTACGGGTACGACGGGCAGAACCATCTGGAATTCTGCCCCGAGACGCTGGACTGGAGAGCAGCAGAGCCCAAGGCCCAGGCCACCAAGCTGGAGTGGGAAGTGAACAAGATTCGGGCCAAACAGAACAGGGCCTACCTCGAGAGGGACTGCCCGGAGCAGCTGCAGCGCTTgctgg encodes the following:
- the HFE gene encoding hereditary hemochromatosis protein isoform X1, with the protein product MDPGARRALLALLLLRTVAALGRPPRSHSLRYLFMGASVPDLGLPLFEALGYVDDQLFVSYSHESRRAEPRAQWVRGGAASPLWLQLSQSLKGWDHMFIVDFWTIMDNHNHSKVTKLGVLSESHTLQVILGCEVQEDNSTRGFWKYGYDGQNHLEFCPETLDWRAAEPKAQATKLEWEVNKIRAKQNRAYLERDCPEQLQRLLELGRGALDRQVPPLVKVTHHVASAVSTLQCQALNFYPRNITMKWLKDRQPLDAKDVELKDVLPNGDGTYQGWVALAVPPGEERRYTCQVEHPGLDQPLTASWEPPVPGTLLTGVIGGIAVGVILFFIGILFRILRKRQASRGALGDYVLAECT
- the HFE gene encoding hereditary hemochromatosis protein isoform X2, translating into MYSRGSCRRTPVPWSHSLRYLFMGASVPDLGLPLFEALGYVDDQLFVSYSHESRRAEPRAQWVRGGAASPLWLQLSQSLKGWDHMFIVDFWTIMDNHNHSKVTKLGVLSESHTLQVILGCEVQEDNSTRGFWKYGYDGQNHLEFCPETLDWRAAEPKAQATKLEWEVNKIRAKQNRAYLERDCPEQLQRLLELGRGALDRQVPPLVKVTHHVASAVSTLQCQALNFYPRNITMKWLKDRQPLDAKDVELKDVLPNGDGTYQGWVALAVPPGEERRYTCQVEHPGLDQPLTASWEPPVPGTLLTGVIGGIAVGVILFFIGILFRILRKRQASRGALGDYVLAECT
- the HFE gene encoding hereditary hemochromatosis protein isoform X4: MGASVPDLGLPLFEALGYVDDQLFVSYSHESRRAEPRAQWVRGGAASPLWLQLSQSLKGWDHMFIVDFWTIMDNHNHSKVTKLGVLSESHTLQVILGCEVQEDNSTRGFWKYGYDGQNHLEFCPETLDWRAAEPKAQATKLEWEVNKIRAKQNRAYLERDCPEQLQRLLELGRGALDRQVPPLVKVTHHVASAVSTLQCQALNFYPRNITMKWLKDRQPLDAKDVELKDVLPNGDGTYQGWVALAVPPGEERRYTCQVEHPGLDQPLTASWEPPVPGTLLTGVIGGIAVGVILFFIGILFRILRKRQASRGALGDYVLAECT